A single genomic interval of Shewanella psychropiezotolerans harbors:
- the phoU gene encoding phosphate signaling complex protein PhoU gives MDNMNLNKHISGQFNAELDDIRNRVLAMGGLVERQLEQALDAIATLDAELAQSVIEGDHKVNGMEVAIDEECARIIAKRQPAASDLRLVLAISKTITDLERIGDACVKIAKVALDKRLKKQQPLLVSLDSMGRHATRFLHGTLDALARMDADAAFALHKEDAKLDKEYEGTIRQLMTYMMEDPRSIPEVFDVLWATRAVERVGDRCQNICEYIIYYVKGKDVRHVSYEEMEKDLNL, from the coding sequence ATGGATAATATGAATTTAAATAAACACATTTCGGGTCAGTTTAACGCCGAGCTGGATGATATTCGTAACCGCGTCTTGGCCATGGGTGGCCTGGTAGAGCGTCAGTTGGAGCAAGCTCTGGATGCTATTGCAACCTTAGATGCTGAGCTCGCCCAGAGCGTGATCGAAGGCGATCATAAGGTTAATGGTATGGAGGTCGCGATCGATGAGGAATGTGCCCGTATCATCGCCAAAAGGCAACCTGCGGCGAGTGATTTAAGGTTAGTGCTGGCCATCTCTAAAACCATCACAGATTTAGAGCGTATCGGTGATGCTTGTGTGAAAATTGCCAAGGTTGCTCTGGATAAACGTTTGAAAAAGCAACAACCTCTTCTGGTGAGTCTCGATAGCATGGGACGCCACGCGACCCGCTTTCTTCACGGCACCCTAGATGCCTTGGCTCGCATGGATGCTGATGCAGCTTTCGCGCTACATAAGGAAGACGCTAAGCTAGATAAAGAGTATGAAGGTACCATCCGCCAACTTATGACCTATATGATGGAAGATCCCCGTTCAATACCTGAGGTGTTTGATGTGCTTTGGGCGACACGAGCGGTGGAGCGTGTCGGCGATCGCTGTCAGAATATCTGCGAATACATCATCTATTATGTTAAAGGAAAAGATGTACGCCACGTTTCTTATGAAGAGATGGAAAAAGACCTGAACTTATAA
- a CDS encoding alpha/beta fold hydrolase gives MLDTLFPFKRNYLDRNGHKLQYVNEGQGEPVVMVHGNPSWSFYYRNVVSALSSNHQCIVPDHIGCGLSDKPDDSGYDYTLKNRIDDLEALLEHLNVKENITLVVHDWGGMIGMGYAARYPERIKRLVILNTGAFHLPQSKPFPWPLWICRNTLLGTAMVRGFNAFSSIASYVGVKRKPMASEIRKAYVAPFNSWANRISTLRFVQDIPLKEGDRNYELVSEIAASLPKFANVPTMICWGLKDFVFDKHFLAQWKVEMPHASVHEFADCGHYILEDATDEVVGHITQFMNSDSAAV, from the coding sequence ATGTTAGACACTCTGTTTCCCTTCAAGCGAAATTATCTCGACAGAAACGGCCATAAGCTACAGTACGTAAATGAAGGCCAAGGTGAGCCTGTAGTCATGGTTCATGGTAACCCTAGCTGGTCTTTCTATTATCGAAATGTGGTGTCTGCTCTGAGCAGTAACCACCAGTGTATCGTGCCGGATCATATCGGCTGTGGCCTGTCTGATAAGCCGGATGACAGTGGTTACGACTACACATTAAAGAATCGTATCGACGATCTCGAAGCCTTACTCGAACATTTAAACGTCAAAGAGAATATCACCTTAGTCGTACACGACTGGGGCGGGATGATAGGCATGGGTTATGCTGCGCGCTACCCTGAGCGGATAAAACGTCTGGTTATTCTCAATACCGGCGCGTTTCATCTTCCTCAATCTAAGCCGTTTCCCTGGCCCTTATGGATCTGTCGTAACACCTTACTAGGCACGGCCATGGTCCGAGGTTTCAACGCGTTTTCATCCATAGCCTCCTATGTCGGTGTTAAGCGTAAACCTATGGCGAGTGAGATACGTAAAGCCTATGTGGCGCCTTTCAATTCCTGGGCTAACCGGATCTCGACCTTGAGGTTTGTACAGGATATTCCCCTCAAAGAGGGTGATAGAAACTATGAGCTGGTCTCTGAAATAGCCGCCAGTCTGCCAAAGTTTGCTAATGTGCCGACTATGATCTGCTGGGGCCTGAAAGACTTCGTTTTCGATAAGCATTTTCTGGCCCAGTGGAAAGTAGAGATGCCCCATGCGAGCGTGCATGAATTTGCAGATTGCGGTCACTATATTCTTGAAGATGCCACTGATGAAGTCGTCGGACATATCACTCAGTTTATGAACAGCGACTCTGCCGCTGTTTAA
- a CDS encoding methyltransferase, with amino-acid sequence MSANTLQATSHRHRLKQLDTLLVQSRALWQVKAFDCTQLPWEKQFPGLAEKVWSISDVDIDELDKGQAKLNAELLPALLRDLKRNGSAWQLDLLLQVDPVLTGGNTSQLQHSVQQLSDREVSHLSAGIKGRKWSQITAFAAQIKQDSSEVLEWCAGKGHLGRLIAKAHSRPVVSLEWQQSLCDEGAKFAGKWDLPQEFICADAFTPQQSKLKRDQQAVALHACGDLHVRLLRLASQANTRSIIISPCCYHLIQAEQYQGMSEVVLDSELMLSPHDLQVPLQHSTIANAKQVEYRHREIVWRLGFDSLQRDVNRSRRYLPIPSIKQSQLNQGFEAFCHWAAGKKSVELPVALDVDFYLELGVQRQRLTRRIDLVAHLFRDILEHWLLLDRVCFLEEQGYSVKLTRFCSEAITPRNSLILAEKPANECLTDKG; translated from the coding sequence ATGAGTGCCAACACCTTGCAAGCAACCTCCCATCGCCATCGACTCAAGCAACTCGATACATTATTAGTTCAGAGCCGTGCGCTATGGCAGGTGAAGGCGTTCGACTGCACCCAATTACCTTGGGAGAAACAGTTCCCTGGTTTGGCGGAAAAAGTGTGGTCGATATCTGATGTCGATATCGATGAACTCGATAAGGGTCAAGCTAAGCTCAACGCTGAGCTGCTGCCAGCGCTACTGCGAGATTTAAAGCGAAATGGGTCGGCGTGGCAACTAGACTTGCTCCTGCAAGTGGACCCCGTGTTAACTGGTGGGAACACAAGCCAATTGCAACACTCGGTTCAGCAGTTGTCGGATAGGGAAGTCTCCCATTTAAGCGCTGGAATAAAAGGGCGCAAATGGTCACAGATCACGGCATTTGCGGCTCAAATCAAGCAAGATAGCAGCGAAGTACTGGAGTGGTGCGCCGGAAAGGGCCATCTTGGTCGACTCATCGCCAAGGCTCATTCTCGTCCTGTGGTGAGTCTGGAATGGCAGCAGAGTCTGTGTGATGAAGGAGCAAAATTTGCCGGTAAGTGGGATCTGCCTCAAGAATTTATCTGCGCCGATGCATTTACGCCTCAGCAGTCCAAGCTAAAGAGGGATCAGCAGGCCGTTGCACTTCATGCCTGTGGCGATCTCCATGTGCGCCTGTTAAGGCTGGCATCTCAGGCAAACACCCGATCTATTATTATTTCTCCCTGTTGTTATCATCTTATTCAAGCTGAGCAGTATCAGGGGATGTCTGAAGTGGTACTAGATAGTGAATTGATGTTATCTCCACATGATCTGCAAGTGCCACTGCAACACAGCACCATTGCCAATGCGAAACAGGTTGAATATCGCCACAGAGAGATCGTTTGGCGTTTGGGATTCGATTCCTTGCAGCGAGATGTGAACCGAAGCAGGCGATATCTCCCGATTCCATCAATAAAGCAGAGTCAGTTGAACCAAGGTTTTGAGGCATTCTGTCACTGGGCGGCCGGGAAAAAGTCTGTAGAATTACCTGTTGCTCTGGATGTTGATTTTTACCTTGAGTTAGGCGTTCAGAGACAGAGACTCACTCGACGAATCGATCTGGTTGCCCATCTGTTTCGTGACATTCTGGAACATTGGTTACTGCTCGATAGAGTCTGCTTTCTCGAAGAGCAAGGTTACTCGGTAAAGCTCACCAGGTTCTGCAGTGAGGCCATTACCCCAAGGAATTCACTGATTTTGGCGGAAAAACCAGCAAACGAATGTTTAACCGATAAAGGATGA
- a CDS encoding chemotaxis protein gives MKALLRLSVFVVLGLLTTACSLLEVKLESGVVPLPQEQLNMRVFSRDFSSTFYSQVEQTADQISAIESNDEQDIYLKSNALMWKINAEQALQRTIFQASPVAAMVDTWAFTAQMSDFYDTGAGKALFGEQQALVIETSRALEAQFEKTVKGFVSQSDFNKNREFIKQYVLDNPLTDITFSRKSAFNDWLTFREINEFEAVTTFGSVPEVMSDISDRMAMISEQMPKILGWKAELYALHSNINAEEIQATLVSISETSARFQELMAQSPEMMQSLAVDMRRELSPLLQQLSDSTDDKLKQLSVERQALELMVKNERLALEEMVARERVAAAANLDEISKHTVEVVFQELTKTLKSLILYFVLFLLVVFFAPLGLGVFLGKRMESKKTSKLSSKVIKT, from the coding sequence ATGAAAGCGTTGCTACGCTTAAGTGTTTTTGTCGTGCTGGGTCTGCTTACGACGGCATGTTCTCTGTTAGAGGTAAAACTTGAAAGTGGTGTGGTGCCTCTGCCACAAGAGCAGCTAAATATGCGGGTATTTAGTCGTGATTTTAGCAGCACTTTTTACAGTCAGGTCGAACAGACTGCCGACCAGATTTCAGCGATCGAATCTAACGACGAGCAAGATATCTATCTGAAATCTAACGCTCTGATGTGGAAGATAAATGCTGAACAGGCACTACAGAGGACTATTTTCCAGGCCTCACCAGTAGCAGCCATGGTCGATACCTGGGCATTTACGGCGCAGATGAGTGACTTTTATGACACTGGCGCGGGTAAAGCCCTGTTTGGCGAGCAACAAGCGCTGGTTATTGAGACCAGCAGGGCATTAGAAGCTCAGTTTGAGAAAACAGTTAAAGGTTTCGTCTCCCAGAGTGACTTCAACAAGAATCGCGAATTTATCAAGCAGTACGTGCTGGATAATCCCCTTACTGATATCACATTTAGTCGCAAGTCGGCATTCAATGACTGGTTAACATTCAGAGAGATCAATGAATTTGAAGCCGTGACTACCTTCGGTTCAGTGCCAGAAGTGATGAGTGATATCTCAGACCGTATGGCGATGATCTCTGAACAGATGCCCAAAATTTTAGGTTGGAAAGCCGAGCTCTATGCGCTGCATTCCAATATCAATGCCGAAGAAATCCAGGCAACGCTTGTGAGCATAAGTGAGACATCAGCAAGGTTCCAGGAGCTGATGGCACAGAGCCCTGAGATGATGCAAAGCTTAGCCGTAGATATGCGACGTGAGCTGAGCCCCTTACTGCAGCAGCTCAGCGATTCGACCGACGACAAGCTTAAGCAACTATCGGTCGAACGTCAGGCACTAGAGTTAATGGTGAAGAATGAGCGCCTGGCTTTGGAAGAGATGGTAGCCAGAGAGCGTGTCGCCGCGGCGGCTAATCTGGATGAGATCTCCAAACACACGGTAGAGGTAGTGTTTCAGGAGCTGACCAAGACTCTTAAGAGTCTGATCCTCTATTTCGTGCTCTTCTTGCTAGTGGTTTTCTTCGCTCCTCTTGGTCTAGGTGTTTTCTTGGGTAAACGCATGGAAAGCAAGAAGACGAGTAAGCTGAGTAGTAAGGTTATAAAAACTTAA
- the pstA gene encoding phosphate ABC transporter permease PstA: protein MGNWFKSGSPWIWMTGGAVSISLIAVLGLLLMIAWRGLSYFWPAEIYQWEMQDQQGTQYTLIGEIYDTEQVPTEQLISAGHVFEEAPGDTVTRYLVKTGNREFVGLDFRWILATDIISRSRPEDIAVIERSKNGDFYGYPVAVIENGKRLDFDNVEASFESHIDRSVALNDKAVDLQKGEIGSINYAIEKLRLQGRGYELDGKLTPVIKADLALKRADLQAQYLIVEKKFFGLRKEAGRDSVVIKDMRGVEVTLKLDSILDVTYSNRLGPLDKLGHWFVGVGRFVSDDPREANTEGGVFPAIFGTVFMVMLMAVIVTPFGVIAAVYLHEYAKKGPVTKMIRIAVINLAGVPSIVYGVFGLGFFVYMFGGSIDQLFFPEALPAPTFGSPGVLWSALTLAILTLPVVIVSTEEGLSRIPSSVRQASLALGATKAETLWRIILPMASPAIMTGLILAVARAAGEVAPLMLVGVVKLAPTLPIDMNFPFVHLERKFMHLGFHIYDVGFQSPNVEAARPLVYATSFLLVTVIVSLNLTAIAVRNHLREKYRSLEH, encoded by the coding sequence ATGGGTAATTGGTTTAAGTCTGGTTCTCCCTGGATCTGGATGACAGGTGGTGCGGTCAGCATCAGTTTGATTGCAGTATTGGGTCTACTCTTGATGATTGCATGGCGGGGCTTGAGTTACTTCTGGCCTGCTGAGATCTATCAATGGGAGATGCAAGATCAACAGGGGACCCAATATACGCTTATCGGGGAGATATACGACACCGAGCAGGTGCCCACAGAGCAGTTGATCTCGGCTGGTCATGTGTTTGAAGAGGCGCCGGGTGATACGGTTACCCGTTACCTAGTTAAAACGGGTAACCGTGAATTTGTTGGCCTGGATTTTCGTTGGATTCTAGCCACTGATATCATCTCTCGCAGTCGACCCGAAGATATCGCGGTCATCGAGCGCAGCAAAAATGGCGATTTTTACGGCTACCCTGTTGCAGTCATCGAAAATGGTAAACGACTCGACTTCGATAATGTCGAAGCCTCGTTCGAGTCGCACATAGATCGTTCTGTGGCGCTCAATGATAAGGCGGTGGATCTTCAGAAGGGGGAGATTGGTTCGATAAACTACGCCATTGAGAAGCTTCGTCTGCAGGGACGTGGTTATGAACTCGATGGTAAGCTAACACCAGTGATTAAGGCCGACTTAGCCCTGAAACGGGCGGACCTACAGGCTCAATATCTGATTGTAGAGAAAAAGTTCTTCGGACTCAGGAAAGAGGCGGGTCGGGATTCGGTCGTTATCAAAGACATGCGCGGCGTGGAGGTTACCCTCAAGCTGGACAGCATTTTGGATGTGACTTATTCCAATCGTCTGGGCCCGCTGGATAAATTGGGCCATTGGTTCGTCGGTGTTGGTCGTTTCGTCAGTGACGATCCTCGTGAAGCCAACACTGAGGGCGGAGTATTTCCGGCTATTTTTGGCACTGTCTTTATGGTGATGTTGATGGCTGTGATCGTGACGCCTTTTGGGGTGATTGCGGCGGTTTACCTGCACGAATATGCCAAGAAAGGCCCGGTCACTAAGATGATCCGCATCGCCGTGATTAATCTGGCTGGTGTGCCCTCGATTGTTTACGGGGTATTCGGATTAGGCTTCTTCGTCTATATGTTCGGTGGCAGCATAGATCAGCTCTTTTTTCCCGAAGCGCTGCCGGCGCCGACATTTGGCTCCCCGGGTGTACTCTGGTCTGCATTGACCTTAGCTATCTTGACCTTACCTGTGGTTATCGTGTCGACCGAGGAAGGCTTGAGCCGTATCCCAAGTTCGGTACGCCAAGCTAGCCTGGCACTAGGGGCTACCAAGGCGGAAACTCTGTGGCGCATTATCTTGCCTATGGCGAGCCCGGCGATCATGACAGGACTCATTCTGGCTGTGGCGCGCGCCGCGGGTGAAGTGGCTCCCTTGATGTTGGTGGGTGTGGTTAAGCTTGCGCCAACCTTGCCCATAGACATGAACTTTCCCTTCGTGCATCTGGAGCGAAAGTTTATGCACTTAGGTTTTCATATTTACGATGTGGGCTTTCAAAGTCCGAACGTAGAGGCCGCGAGACCTCTGGTTTACGCCACCTCGTTCCTGCTGGTTACTGTCATTGTGTCATTGAACCTGACGGCGATTGCGGTTCGAAACCATCTACGTGAGAAATATCGCTCACTCGAGCACTAA
- a CDS encoding YajD family HNH nuclease — translation MSVSQGQSKLDKVLAEARDYKAKRETGYREQALKLYPWVCGRCTREFTHSNLRELTVHHRDHNHDNNPSDGSNWELLCLYCHDNEHSKFEELIQYGATTETKVESATYNPFADLKGMMKK, via the coding sequence ATGTCGGTAAGCCAAGGTCAAAGTAAACTAGATAAAGTATTAGCTGAAGCCAGAGATTATAAAGCGAAGCGCGAAACGGGCTATCGTGAGCAGGCGCTGAAGTTATATCCATGGGTGTGTGGCCGTTGTACTCGTGAGTTTACTCACTCAAATCTGCGAGAGTTGACCGTACATCATAGAGATCACAACCATGATAACAACCCATCGGATGGCTCAAACTGGGAGTTACTCTGTCTTTATTGTCATGATAATGAACATTCGAAATTTGAAGAGTTGATTCAGTACGGTGCGACGACTGAAACAAAAGTAGAATCGGCAACCTATAATCCCTTCGCCGATCTTAAAGGCATGATGAAGAAGTAG
- a CDS encoding BCCT family transporter, with protein sequence MSIKTSINPPVFFPSLFLIILMVFVGSVWPEQAQDVFKTAQTWFQVKAGWLYISGVAIFLIFIIFVMFSRFGDIKLGPDHAEPDYSYKSWIAMLFSAGMGIGLMFFGVAEPVMHYMSPPDATPETIQAAKDAMKITFFHWGIHAWAIYAVVALSLSYFSYRHKLPLLPRSALYPLIGERIYGPIGHAVDTFAVLGTMFGVATSLGFGVLQVNSGLNYLLGVPVNAMVQVGLIIAISLIATLSVFSGLDKGVKRLSELNLGLAVLLLIFVLIFGPTVELLQAFVQNTGAYLSDIVGKTFNLYAYEQKNDWIGGWTLLYWGWWISWSPFVGTFIARVSRGRTIREFLIGVLFVPSAFTFLWMTVFGNTAIDAIMNHGATYLSEAVSSDVSVALFVFFEHMPFSTLLSTIALCLVITFFVTSSDSGSLVIDNLTSGGDLEAPVWQRVFWALLQGVVASVLLLAGGLQALQTVAIASALPFLLVMLLMCLGLYRALRDDWIKINSVQSHNTSVQYSKTDVDWEDHLDVLVSHPSEDDVQEFLEQVATPALTKVCESFVRRGIPAKFVNFDNRVRFVIPSEDHNDFVYGLRIRAFTITNPLVSEVDDGETDYYRAEVFLEHGGQHYDVMGFTQKQILADVVTQYEKYNYYLHISSSEYLGGDA encoded by the coding sequence ATGTCTATTAAGACCAGTATCAATCCACCTGTTTTTTTTCCATCGTTATTTCTCATCATCTTGATGGTGTTCGTCGGCTCTGTGTGGCCAGAACAAGCCCAAGATGTATTCAAAACGGCTCAGACTTGGTTTCAGGTTAAAGCTGGTTGGCTTTACATCTCAGGCGTAGCCATCTTCCTTATTTTTATCATCTTTGTCATGTTTAGCCGTTTCGGTGATATCAAACTTGGGCCAGATCACGCTGAACCCGATTACAGCTATAAGAGCTGGATAGCCATGCTGTTTTCTGCTGGTATGGGCATAGGCCTGATGTTTTTCGGTGTTGCCGAACCTGTGATGCACTATATGTCGCCACCTGATGCTACTCCTGAGACGATTCAGGCGGCAAAAGATGCGATGAAGATAACCTTCTTTCATTGGGGGATCCATGCTTGGGCCATCTATGCCGTCGTTGCCCTGAGTCTGTCTTATTTCTCTTATCGTCATAAATTACCTCTGTTGCCGAGAAGTGCCCTTTACCCCTTGATTGGTGAGCGTATTTATGGACCCATAGGTCATGCGGTTGATACGTTTGCCGTGCTAGGTACCATGTTTGGCGTAGCTACCTCTCTGGGCTTCGGCGTACTGCAGGTTAACTCGGGTCTTAACTATCTACTCGGTGTGCCGGTGAATGCTATGGTGCAGGTAGGCTTGATCATCGCGATTTCGTTGATAGCTACCCTGTCTGTATTCTCAGGTTTGGATAAAGGGGTTAAACGACTCAGTGAGCTCAATTTGGGGCTGGCAGTGCTTTTGTTGATTTTTGTGCTTATTTTTGGACCAACGGTCGAATTACTACAGGCTTTTGTGCAAAATACCGGTGCCTATCTGAGTGATATAGTGGGTAAGACATTTAACTTATATGCTTATGAACAGAAGAATGATTGGATAGGCGGTTGGACCTTGCTCTATTGGGGCTGGTGGATCTCCTGGTCACCTTTTGTCGGCACCTTTATCGCACGAGTTTCCCGAGGCAGAACCATTAGGGAGTTCTTGATTGGCGTGTTATTTGTGCCATCGGCTTTTACCTTCTTATGGATGACGGTCTTTGGTAATACCGCTATAGATGCCATCATGAATCATGGCGCTACTTATCTGTCCGAAGCGGTTTCATCGGACGTGTCTGTCGCCCTGTTTGTCTTCTTCGAACACATGCCTTTCTCGACGCTGTTGTCGACTATTGCCCTGTGCTTAGTGATCACCTTCTTCGTCACCTCGTCAGATTCAGGCTCCTTGGTGATCGATAATCTGACTTCGGGAGGTGATTTAGAGGCTCCTGTGTGGCAGCGTGTCTTCTGGGCTCTACTTCAGGGTGTGGTTGCTTCAGTGCTCTTGCTGGCAGGTGGTCTACAGGCCTTGCAGACTGTGGCTATTGCCAGTGCGCTGCCATTCTTGCTAGTGATGTTGTTGATGTGCCTAGGTCTTTATAGGGCACTGCGAGATGATTGGATCAAGATCAATAGTGTGCAGTCACATAATACCAGTGTGCAGTACAGTAAGACCGATGTGGACTGGGAAGATCATCTCGATGTCCTGGTGTCCCATCCCAGTGAAGATGATGTACAGGAGTTCCTCGAGCAGGTGGCGACGCCGGCGCTGACTAAGGTGTGTGAGAGCTTCGTTCGTCGTGGTATTCCGGCTAAGTTTGTCAATTTTGATAATCGAGTCAGGTTTGTTATCCCTAGTGAAGATCATAACGATTTTGTCTATGGTCTGCGTATCAGAGCCTTCACCATTACCAATCCGTTAGTCAGCGAAGTCGACGATGGTGAGACTGATTACTATCGCGCCGAAGTTTTCCTTGAGCATGGCGGCCAGCACTATGACGTGATGGGGTTCACTCAGAAACAGATCTTGGCCGATGTAGTGACTCAGTATGAGAAGTATAACTATTATCTGCATATCTCAAGTTCAGAATATCTGGGTGGGGATGCATAA
- a CDS encoding 3-oxoacyl-ACP synthase III encodes MKYSRVFINSLAYELAPEVVSTSELESRLAPLYKKFRIPMGQLAALTGITERRWWPKGHRLSDGALAAAHKAIDETGVKVSDLGAVVYTGVCRDQHEPATACRIAAELGVSKDTAIYDISNACLGVLSGILDIANRIELGQIKAGLVVSCESARHIVDITIDNMLADQTMQNYAQSLATLTGGSGAVAVLLTDGSLPLSTERQHQLLGASHLSAPEHHNLCQWGLQEAGLHLYREFMRTDGVTLLKEGVELARHTWSHFLEQRDWVVEQVDKVICHQVGSSNRLKVLNALAIPQEKEFPTYQLLGNMGTVSLPVTAAMAHDQGFLKKGDQVSFLGIGSGLNCMMLGIKW; translated from the coding sequence ATGAAATATTCCCGAGTATTTATCAATAGCCTGGCATATGAACTGGCACCTGAAGTTGTGTCAACTTCCGAATTAGAATCTCGTTTGGCACCTCTATATAAGAAGTTTCGAATCCCAATGGGGCAACTTGCCGCATTAACTGGGATCACCGAGCGTCGCTGGTGGCCAAAGGGCCATAGATTATCAGACGGTGCTCTGGCAGCGGCTCATAAGGCTATTGATGAAACTGGCGTGAAAGTGAGTGATTTAGGCGCTGTGGTTTATACCGGCGTTTGCCGTGATCAACACGAGCCGGCTACGGCGTGCCGTATCGCTGCCGAGCTTGGAGTATCGAAAGACACCGCCATCTATGACATTAGTAATGCTTGTCTGGGTGTGCTCTCTGGGATCTTAGATATCGCTAACCGCATTGAACTCGGTCAAATTAAAGCCGGCTTAGTGGTCTCCTGTGAATCAGCCCGCCATATTGTCGATATCACCATAGACAATATGTTGGCCGATCAAACCATGCAGAACTATGCCCAGTCTCTGGCAACCCTAACTGGTGGCTCGGGAGCGGTAGCCGTCTTGCTTACCGATGGCAGCTTGCCATTGAGTACCGAGCGTCAACATCAGCTTTTAGGTGCGAGCCACCTTTCTGCACCTGAACACCATAACTTGTGTCAATGGGGTCTTCAGGAAGCGGGTTTACATCTCTACCGCGAGTTTATGCGCACCGATGGTGTGACTCTACTCAAAGAGGGAGTAGAGCTTGCCCGTCATACCTGGAGCCATTTCCTCGAACAGCGTGACTGGGTGGTGGAGCAGGTCGATAAAGTGATTTGCCATCAGGTGGGGTCATCAAATCGCCTGAAAGTGCTCAATGCATTGGCTATTCCCCAAGAGAAAGAGTTTCCTACTTACCAACTACTGGGCAATATGGGCACGGTTTCTCTGCCTGTCACGGCAGCAATGGCCCACGATCAGGGTTTCCTTAAGAAAGGTGATCAGGTGAGTTTTCTTGGCATAGGCAGCGGACTTAACTGCATGATGCTTGGGATCAAGTGGTAA
- the pstB gene encoding phosphate ABC transporter ATP-binding protein PstB: protein MISIDKSAMSTKSVDLKNLSQEETALEIRNLDLKYGDKQALFDVSMKIPEKQVTAFIGPSGCGKSTLLRCINRMNDLVDNCHISGDILLHGQNIYDKKIDVAALRRNVGMVFQRPNPFPKSIYENVVYGLRLQGINNRRDLDDAAERSLRGAAIWDEVKDRLHDNAFGLSGGQQQRLVIARAIAIEPEVLLLDEPTSALDPISTLIIEELISELKSKYTVVIVTHNMQQAARVSDQTAFMYMGELVEYADTNTIFTTPQKRKTEDYITGRYG, encoded by the coding sequence ATGATTTCGATAGATAAGTCAGCGATGAGTACTAAATCAGTGGACCTGAAAAACTTGAGCCAGGAAGAAACAGCCCTGGAGATCCGTAACTTAGATCTGAAATATGGCGATAAACAGGCCCTGTTTGATGTATCGATGAAGATACCGGAGAAACAAGTTACCGCATTCATCGGCCCTAGTGGTTGTGGTAAGTCGACTCTACTGCGTTGTATTAACCGGATGAATGATCTGGTGGATAACTGCCATATTAGTGGTGATATCCTGCTTCACGGACAAAATATCTATGACAAGAAGATCGATGTTGCCGCCTTGCGTCGTAACGTTGGCATGGTATTCCAGCGTCCTAACCCTTTTCCTAAATCAATTTATGAGAATGTGGTCTACGGATTGCGCCTCCAAGGGATAAACAATCGTCGCGATCTTGATGACGCTGCCGAGCGCTCTCTTCGCGGTGCCGCGATATGGGATGAAGTGAAAGACAGACTTCATGATAACGCCTTCGGCCTTTCAGGTGGTCAGCAACAGCGTCTGGTGATTGCTCGCGCGATAGCTATCGAGCCTGAGGTATTACTACTGGATGAACCCACATCGGCTCTGGATCCCATCTCGACCTTGATCATTGAAGAGCTGATCAGTGAGCTTAAATCAAAATATACCGTGGTGATAGTGACCCACAACATGCAGCAGGCGGCTCGGGTGTCAGATCAAACCGCATTTATGTACATGGGCGAGCTGGTTGAGTACGCCGATACCAACACCATTTTTACCACGCCGCAGAAACGTAAAACGGAAGATTACATCACCGGCCGTTACGGGTAA
- a CDS encoding DUF1289 domain-containing protein, translating to MIHSPCVAKCGLNDDDICMGCYRTIDEIVGWSAGDDGFKTQVWEKLALRKTELAKGEFSESNSISRQKWLETEARIALNER from the coding sequence ATGATTCACTCGCCTTGCGTGGCCAAATGTGGTTTAAACGATGATGACATCTGTATGGGGTGTTACCGGACTATCGATGAGATTGTCGGCTGGAGTGCGGGTGACGATGGGTTTAAAACTCAAGTATGGGAGAAACTAGCCCTGCGTAAGACCGAACTAGCCAAAGGTGAGTTCAGCGAAAGTAACAGCATCAGTCGACAGAAATGGCTAGAAACTGAGGCTCGGATAGCACTGAACGAACGTTAA